The Oceanispirochaeta sp. M1 sequence TACCAGAGGTTCGGCTACCCATGTTGTATATTCATTGGAATCAAGAATTGTAGTGAGATTTCCGCTGGGAGTCTGGATTGTATATTCCACTCGACGGAAGTTTTCTTTCTCCTCCACCACTTTCTTATCAATCTTCCAATCATCAGATGAGATCATTCTGGTTTCAAGAAATTCCATTTCTGACTTCTGAGCAGGATTCAGGTAATATCCTGTTGATTCGGGAGCTTTATAATCATATACCCAATCGATTGCATCAGCGTTGTATTTATTAAAGAAATCAATGATCTTTTTTCCAGGCATATATTTTTTTAAAAAGTAGGGCAGGATATGATGGGTTGTTACAGCCAGTCTATCTATAGGTTTCCGGTCTATTGCAGCCAGAAGCCTTTCTCTTGAGGTCATAATTTTTTACCTTCCATTTTCTTAATATTTAAGAGTGGATTGCTTTCGCCAGTAATTTCTCTTCATTGGCGTCTTCAATATCAAATTCACCGTTGATCCGGCCATCCTTCATCACATAGATACGGTCACACATGCCCAATATCTCGGGTAACTCAGATGACATCATGATGATAGCAAGCCCATCTTTTGCCAGTTGATCAATCAAGGCATAAATTTCAGATTTAGCACCTACATCAATTCCTCGTGTAGGCTCATCAATGATGAGTACACGTAGATCTTCATTCATCAGCCATCTGGCTAATATGGCTTTCTGCTGATTCCCACCGCTGAGCTTTGATATATTCTGACTGATAGAAGGAGTCTTTACAGATAGTTTCTCTACTATTTCTCCTACCTTTGTTGATTCCATCTGTGAATGAATTGTAAAACCCTTAAGGAGAGATTTCAGTGAAACGATGGATATATTCTTCAAGACATCCATATTTGTGAATATGCCGTCATGTTTACGATCTTCCGGAATCAGACCTAAACCCATAAATCGGGCTTTTGAAGGACTGTTGGAAGTAAAAGACATCTCGTTTATTAAGATTGTTCCATTCAGCTTTTTATCAGCCCCAATAAGAGCTCTGGCCAGTTCGCTTCTACCTGAACCCATCAGGCCTGAAAATCCGACAATTTCACCTTTTTTCACATTGAAGTTGATATCATGAATCTTTTCAGTTGAGAGATCTTTGACATCCAACATTATTTTTCCAACAGAGTGTTCTGTTTTAGGGAACAGATCTGTTAACTCCCGTCCGACCATCAGGGAAATCAGTTTATCGTTGCTAAGATCTTCAATGGGGTAGCGGCCTATCAGACAACCATCCCTCAATACTGTTACCATATCTGCCAGTTCAAAAATTTCATCGAGTTTGTGAGAAACATAAAGGATTCCAACTCCCTCTTTACGAAGTTTTTTTATCAGGGAAAATAAATTTTTAATCTCTTTCGGACTGAGTGCGGATGTAGGCTCATCCATAATTATCACTCTGGCATTTTGTGAGATGGCTTTCGCGATTTCTACCAACTGCTGCTGGGCAATCGGAAGGCGATCCACCTTCATCATAGGATCCACGTCCAATCCAATTTTTTTGAGAATACCAGTTGAATCTTCTTTCAGTTTCTTCCAGAGTACCCGGCCGCTTTGTGTATGGGGTAATCTTCCAAAATAGATGTTCTCTGCAATGGAGATCTCCTGAACCAGGTTCAGTTCCTGATAAATAACGCTTATTCCTTTCTTGATGGCATCCATGGGGTGGGAGACTTCTGCAGGCTTATTTTCAATAAGATATTCTCCCTCATAGACAGGATAAGCACCGGACATTATTTTTATTAATGTGGATTTCCCCGCTCCATTCTCACCCATCAGTGCATGAATAGTTCCGGGTAGAATTTCAAGATTGACAGCCCTGAGAGCATACACTCCAGGAAACCGTTTATGAATATCTCTCATTGAAACAAGAGGATGATTTCCTGCATTAGTATCAGTCATTGCATTCTCCGATCTTGTCAGTTTCCTTCAGAAGATCTTTTTCCAGTTTTCTTTTTCTGTATCCATCAAGATAAACTGCCAGTATTAATACAAGCCCTCTGGCTACTTCCTGATAAAAGGAGGAGACATTCATAAGAGTCAGTCCATTCTGAAGAACTCCCAGAATTAAAACTCCAAGGAAAGCACCGGTGAGAGTCCCTATTCCACCATTTAGACTCAATCCACCAAGTATTACCGCTGAAACAACTTCCAATTCAAAACCTATACCTGCATTGGGTTGTCCGGAATACATGCGTGATGCCAATATGCACCCTGTTAATCCGGTCAAAAGACCGCTGATTACAAAGGTTTGAATCTTGATGCGAATAACGGGGATACCTGACAGATGAGCTGCACTGCTGTTTCCACCGACAGCATAGATATAGCGTCCGTACATTGTATGATTCAGGATATAGTAGAACAGAATCAACAAGACAATCATTATCAGGACAGGAACAGGAACAGGTCCTATAAACCCGCTGCCTAATTCACTGAATTCCATTATTTCGACCTGAAAGGAGACTGCTTTGGTTGTAATGAAGGCAATCCCTCTGAGGATAGACAACATTCCCAATGTTGCAATGAGAGAGGCAATTTGCCCCTTCGTTACAAGAAGTCCATTGATAAGACCGATAAATCCGCCAATAAGTACTCCCGCCAGGACAGCCAGGAAAATACTCCCTGTATGATTTAGAACCCAGACACATGCGACTCCAACGACTGCAACCGATGAACCTACGCTCAGGTCTATTTCTCCTGTCAGAATAATTATGGCCATACCTATTCCGGTAATGGCAACAAGAGAGGACTGACGTAAGACATTCGTCAGATTAAAGGCAGTAAGAAAAACAGGAGATATTATAGAAATGACAACACCAAGTACAAACAGAGCTATAACTAGACTTTGCTGCTCACTTGATTTGATTTTATTAATAAGGGATTTGCCAATAGTTGAACTCGACAATGGAATCCTCCAGTATGTACTTTTTTTATATATAAATTTTGGTTAAGATGGAGGAGCGAAGTGCTCCTCCCTTATGAATTGTGTTATTTAGTCTTCGAGTTTTCTAACGGCTTCGAAGTCTATTACGTATTTTTCTCCGTCTTTGTTATAGAACTGATCAAAGTTATTAATATTTATGGCAACAGTAGGAGTCTTGTAATGTTCGGGGAGTGCTTCGCCTTTCGCTGCTTTTACAGCTGCATCGATACATCCAACACCAACATAATTGGGGAACATTGCCAGAGACGCCTTGTAAGGTGATCCGGAGAGAAGAGCAGTCTGTCCGACTACACCTTCAAAACCAAATCCGATTACAGTTAATTCAGATTCATTCAATCCTGCTTCTTTATACGCAGCCATTCCACCTGTTGCAGAGTTGTCATTGATTCCGAAAATAACATTGATGTCCGGATGGGCAGTCATGGCATCCTGTGAAACCATTAGAGATTTTTCTTTGTCTCCACCACCATCAACTTCCTGCTTGATTTCATAGTTCAATCCTGATTCTTCCAAGGCTTCTTTGAAACCATCGACTCTCTGACGACAGTCTTCATAATTAGGTAAACCGACTATGAGAACTTTAGGATCAATATTATTGTCTTTAGCATAACCAACAAACCATTCACCAACAGTTTTTGCTGATGCGAAGTTGCTTATACCAACAAAAGTTTCTGCACCTTCAATAACATTGGATTCAGATAAAACGGGAACTCCTGCCTGATTAGCCATTTTTACAATGGGTGCCATGGCTTTAGCATCAACCGGTGTAATAATCAGTACATCAACTCCCTGAGCAAGCAGGTTTTCAGCAGCGCTTATCTGACGGTTGATATCCATGTTTGCATCGGCTGTTACCAAAGTAATTCCTAATTCATCTGCCCGTGCCTGAGCACCCTGCAAGATATTCTGATACCATTCGTGTGTCATGAGGCTGAATACATAGCCAATCTTCAGTGTGTCATCTTCTTTTTCCTGCTGGCCAGTTGCCCATAAAGAGAAAGAACAAGTAATAAGAACCATAATCAATAAAGCTTTTTTCATATAAACTCCCTTGTATTTGTATCCGTTTTTCACGGTGATACACATTTTTATATTCCTGGAGATTCTTTCTCCAGGTAGTTTTCAAGAACAAGTGCCGCTCCGCCGTAAAGGTCAACATCTTTTCCTAGTGGGGATTTGATAACAACCACATTTTTTGCTATGACCTTAAAGGCTCTTTTGCTGACCAGGTTCTGAATAACAGGTATCATTCGGCTATAGTCGGTATCTCCAATTTCATTAGAAGTAATGATAATTCTCTCGGGTGAATACATATTGGCAAGTGTGACAGCTCCGATGCTTAGAATCTCCGCCTGTTTCCGTATCAATTCCTGGCAGATTAAATCTCCCTCATCAGCTTTTTTAAAGATACTTTCAATATTTCTGACATATTGATTATCTGTTATCTCGTTAAGTCCATAGCCCATTTCCTTATAATAGGAATCCACCAATGACCGGAAACCTCCATAGATTTCCAGACAGCCTTTGTTTCCACAGGAGCATTCAGGTCCATTTAAATCTACAGTGATATGCCCGACTTCACTGAATACATCTTTCTGTCCGCTCTGCATCTCACCATTAAGCACAACCCCGGCTCCGATACCAATTCCGACTGTATATATGACAAAATTGTCAAATCCGCGTCCGGCACCATACCAGCGTTCACCCAAAGCACTTATATTACAGTTGTTTTCAAGATAGACAGGTAGATTCAGGTTCTGTTCCATAACAGATTTAATGTTGTATTCTCCCCACCTATAGGGAGGTAGTTCTGATGTTTCACCTGTTTCAGATATTCCAATATTCTGTTGGCTGATAGGACCTGGACCGGCAATTCCGATTCCCAGTATGGATTCAATATTTAGCTGGCATGTCTTGGTAATATTTTTTACGAGCAGTAATAAGTGATCCAGTATTTCATATTTATTAAGCCCTGATTCACCATGAAAAAGCTCTTCACTGTAGAGCAGATTTCCACTTATATCAAAAAGGCCTCCAATGACTGAAAATCGACCTAGATATAAAGATATTGTCCTGAACTTGACGTTATTTATTGTCAGTGGAATAGTTTTTTTATTATCTGTCTGATCGGTCACTTCTGTAACCAATCCATCATTCATCATTGTGCTGACAATGCTTGTAATCGCGGCTCGGGTTAATCCGGTTTTCTTAGCAATTTCAGCGCGAGTAATCTGATCATTTTGTTGAATCATTTTCAGGATGACTGCCCTGTTTCTGATTTTATTAATTCTAGAATTGTTGCCTTTCATAATCACCACTTGTTAACTGAATTAACAATATTAAAGCATGTGGACGTGTTTATGTCAAATTAATTGTTCTTAATTGTGATAAATGGTACTTTTAAGGGATCTGTATTGTTAACATATTTAACTATAAGAATATAATAAAAGAAGGTTTCATAAGCGATTTCTCAATTTATATGAGATTCTTTCTCTATCTTTTTTTGATATTGCAGGGGAGTCTGATTGTAGAGACTTCGGAATTTCCTGATGAAATAGGAAACATCGGAAAACCCCGATTTCCCGGCTGTTTCTGAAACAGAAAAACCCCTGTTCAGGTAGTACAGACTGTTTTCCAGTCTCAGATTCATGAGGAATTCCATATAACTGGAGCCCGTATGGGCCTTGAACTTTCTTGAAAAATGGTAGCGGCTCAGGTTAACGGCAGAGGCCGCATCATCGAGGGTAATCTGTTCGGTAAAGGAGCTCTCAGTCCACCCTATAATCCTATGCAGGAATGGATTCAGCTTCTTCTCTTCTTCATTTTTCCGTTTTGGATTATAGAAAAGGTTAAGGAGCTGCAGAATGCCGGCGGTTCTGGACAGACCGTTTTTTTCATCAATCCGGGAGAGGAGCTCCAGGGCATTGTTCATACGGGTCCGGTTGTCGCTTATTCTATAAGAATCATATCGAAACAGCCTGTCTATGACTTCATGGTGTACCATATCCAGATGCTGCAATCCGATATGCCATACCTTAATGGTTCCGCTATTTTTCAAAATCCTGTAAGAATGGATGACATCAGGTGGAAAAAAAAGGAGCTTCACATCTGTCAGATCATGAGTGGTTCCTTCAATATTGACAGTTCCCTGCAGATTTTCACAGATATTAATCTCATAACTGCTGTGGTAATGCATGCGGACATAAGAATCTTCACTATAGAATTTTTGATGAAATTGCAG is a genomic window containing:
- a CDS encoding sugar ABC transporter ATP-binding protein, coding for MTDTNAGNHPLVSMRDIHKRFPGVYALRAVNLEILPGTIHALMGENGAGKSTLIKIMSGAYPVYEGEYLIENKPAEVSHPMDAIKKGISVIYQELNLVQEISIAENIYFGRLPHTQSGRVLWKKLKEDSTGILKKIGLDVDPMMKVDRLPIAQQQLVEIAKAISQNARVIIMDEPTSALSPKEIKNLFSLIKKLRKEGVGILYVSHKLDEIFELADMVTVLRDGCLIGRYPIEDLSNDKLISLMVGRELTDLFPKTEHSVGKIMLDVKDLSTEKIHDINFNVKKGEIVGFSGLMGSGRSELARALIGADKKLNGTILINEMSFTSNSPSKARFMGLGLIPEDRKHDGIFTNMDVLKNISIVSLKSLLKGFTIHSQMESTKVGEIVEKLSVKTPSISQNISKLSGGNQQKAILARWLMNEDLRVLIIDEPTRGIDVGAKSEIYALIDQLAKDGLAIIMMSSELPEILGMCDRIYVMKDGRINGEFDIEDANEEKLLAKAIHS
- a CDS encoding ABC transporter permease; amino-acid sequence: MSSSTIGKSLINKIKSSEQQSLVIALFVLGVVISIISPVFLTAFNLTNVLRQSSLVAITGIGMAIIILTGEIDLSVGSSVAVVGVACVWVLNHTGSIFLAVLAGVLIGGFIGLINGLLVTKGQIASLIATLGMLSILRGIAFITTKAVSFQVEIMEFSELGSGFIGPVPVPVLIMIVLLILFYYILNHTMYGRYIYAVGGNSSAAHLSGIPVIRIKIQTFVISGLLTGLTGCILASRMYSGQPNAGIGFELEVVSAVILGGLSLNGGIGTLTGAFLGVLILGVLQNGLTLMNVSSFYQEVARGLVLILAVYLDGYRKRKLEKDLLKETDKIGECND
- a CDS encoding sugar ABC transporter substrate-binding protein, encoding MKKALLIMVLITCSFSLWATGQQEKEDDTLKIGYVFSLMTHEWYQNILQGAQARADELGITLVTADANMDINRQISAAENLLAQGVDVLIITPVDAKAMAPIVKMANQAGVPVLSESNVIEGAETFVGISNFASAKTVGEWFVGYAKDNNIDPKVLIVGLPNYEDCRQRVDGFKEALEESGLNYEIKQEVDGGGDKEKSLMVSQDAMTAHPDINVIFGINDNSATGGMAAYKEAGLNESELTVIGFGFEGVVGQTALLSGSPYKASLAMFPNYVGVGCIDAAVKAAKGEALPEHYKTPTVAININNFDQFYNKDGEKYVIDFEAVRKLED
- a CDS encoding ROK family transcriptional regulator is translated as MKGNNSRINKIRNRAVILKMIQQNDQITRAEIAKKTGLTRAAITSIVSTMMNDGLVTEVTDQTDNKKTIPLTINNVKFRTISLYLGRFSVIGGLFDISGNLLYSEELFHGESGLNKYEILDHLLLLVKNITKTCQLNIESILGIGIAGPGPISQQNIGISETGETSELPPYRWGEYNIKSVMEQNLNLPVYLENNCNISALGERWYGAGRGFDNFVIYTVGIGIGAGVVLNGEMQSGQKDVFSEVGHITVDLNGPECSCGNKGCLEIYGGFRSLVDSYYKEMGYGLNEITDNQYVRNIESIFKKADEGDLICQELIRKQAEILSIGAVTLANMYSPERIIITSNEIGDTDYSRMIPVIQNLVSKRAFKVIAKNVVVIKSPLGKDVDLYGGAALVLENYLEKESPGI
- a CDS encoding AraC family transcriptional regulator, which produces MIIEELSGVKHEEKGLNFKNPLQFHQKFYSEDSYVRMHYHSSYEINICENLQGTVNIEGTTHDLTDVKLLFFPPDVIHSYRILKNSGTIKVWHIGLQHLDMVHHEVIDRLFRYDSYRISDNRTRMNNALELLSRIDEKNGLSRTAGILQLLNLFYNPKRKNEEEKKLNPFLHRIIGWTESSFTEQITLDDAASAVNLSRYHFSRKFKAHTGSSYMEFLMNLRLENSLYYLNRGFSVSETAGKSGFSDVSYFIRKFRSLYNQTPLQYQKKIEKESHIN